In Paracoccus fistulariae, a single window of DNA contains:
- a CDS encoding hybrid-cluster NAD(P)-dependent oxidoreductase → MNKRQLNWSAEPWSDSELLEVAMVVPEVAGCATFTFRAPSGAWFDYQPGQFITLDLPVPGGNVQRTYTISSSPSRPLSISVTVKAQADSIGTRWMLDHLRPGMKIKAYGPSGIFSSHRHPARKYLFISAGSGITPMMSMTTWQWDSGEMPDIVFVHAARQPSDIIFYNRLVQFAGRVPGLQLRFTVEETAPHDVWTGYQGRLSQIMLGLMAPDYLEREVFCCGPEPFMQAVRDMLIALGYDMDHYHQESFGAPVKTEADAPELDDVIPDEDARSEITFATSGISAPCTETDTVLAVAKRAGLNIPSGCTFGLCGTCKIRKLSGEVHMVHNGGISDEDIEEGYILACCSNPMGKISVDV, encoded by the coding sequence ATGAATAAACGGCAGTTGAACTGGTCCGCCGAGCCGTGGTCGGATTCCGAACTTCTTGAGGTCGCGATGGTGGTGCCCGAGGTTGCGGGCTGTGCCACCTTCACCTTCCGCGCACCTTCGGGGGCCTGGTTCGACTATCAGCCGGGCCAGTTCATCACGCTGGATCTGCCGGTTCCGGGCGGCAATGTGCAGCGCACCTATACGATCTCTTCCTCGCCATCGCGGCCACTGTCGATCTCGGTCACGGTCAAGGCGCAGGCGGATTCCATCGGCACGCGCTGGATGCTGGATCACCTGCGGCCGGGGATGAAGATCAAGGCCTATGGTCCCTCGGGCATCTTTTCGTCCCACAGGCATCCGGCCAGGAAATACCTGTTCATTTCGGCCGGGTCGGGCATCACGCCGATGATGTCCATGACGACATGGCAATGGGATTCGGGCGAGATGCCCGATATCGTCTTTGTCCATGCCGCGCGTCAGCCCAGCGATATCATCTTCTATAACCGGCTGGTGCAATTCGCGGGCCGCGTCCCGGGGCTGCAACTGCGCTTTACCGTGGAAGAAACCGCCCCGCATGACGTCTGGACCGGCTATCAGGGCCGCCTGTCGCAGATCATGCTGGGCCTGATGGCCCCCGATTACCTTGAACGAGAGGTGTTTTGCTGCGGGCCGGAACCCTTCATGCAGGCCGTGCGCGACATGCTGATCGCGCTTGGCTATGACATGGATCACTACCATCAGGAAAGCTTCGGCGCCCCGGTCAAGACCGAGGCGGATGCACCCGAACTGGACGACGTGATCCCCGATGAAGATGCGCGGTCCGAGATTACCTTTGCGACCTCTGGCATCTCTGCGCCGTGCACAGAAACCGATACCGTTCTGGCCGTGGCCAAGCGCGCCGGGCTGAACATCCCCTCTGGCTGCACCTTCGGGCTGTGCGGCACCTGCAAGATCCGCAAACTGTCGGGCGAGGTGCATATGGTCCATAACGGCGGCATCAGCGATGAGGATATCGAAGAGGGTTATATCCTCGCCTGCTGTTCCAACCCGATGGGCAAGATTTCGGTGGATGTCTGA
- the ppk2 gene encoding polyphosphate kinase 2 → MMKDEPKDWLEAELQDTLDEDIEIELEDAVLSSEIRRIYRDNHPEQMSRKTYFEELLRLQAELINLQDWVSYHGEKVVVLFEGRDSAGKGGAIKRITQRLNPRVARVVALPAPSDREKTQWYFQRYVPHLPAGGEIVLFDRSWYNRAGVERVMGFADEDQVEQFFQDVPEFERMLVRSGIRLVKYWFSITDEEQQMRFLMRIHDPLKQWKLSPMDLESRIRWEDYTKAKEDMFERTNIPEAPWYIVPGNDKKRARLNCISHLLSLIPYEPVPQDDVALPDRVFNPDYEREYLPRDLYVPQKY, encoded by the coding sequence ATGATGAAAGACGAACCAAAGGACTGGCTGGAAGCCGAGCTTCAGGACACGCTGGACGAGGATATCGAGATCGAGCTGGAAGACGCCGTGCTGTCCTCCGAGATCCGGCGCATCTATCGCGACAACCACCCCGAACAGATGTCGCGCAAGACCTATTTCGAGGAATTGCTGCGCCTTCAGGCCGAGCTGATCAACCTTCAGGACTGGGTCAGCTATCACGGCGAAAAGGTCGTTGTCCTGTTCGAGGGGCGCGATTCTGCGGGCAAGGGCGGCGCGATCAAGCGCATCACCCAGCGGCTGAACCCGCGCGTGGCCCGCGTGGTCGCCCTGCCCGCACCCTCGGATCGTGAAAAGACGCAATGGTATTTTCAGCGCTATGTGCCGCATCTGCCGGCAGGCGGCGAAATCGTCCTGTTCGATCGCAGCTGGTACAACCGGGCAGGGGTCGAGCGTGTGATGGGCTTTGCCGACGAAGATCAGGTCGAACAGTTCTTTCAGGACGTTCCCGAATTCGAACGGATGCTGGTGCGCTCGGGCATCCGGTTGGTGAAATACTGGTTCTCGATCACCGATGAAGAACAGCAGATGCGCTTTCTGATGCGCATTCACGATCCGCTGAAACAGTGGAAGCTGTCGCCCATGGATCTGGAATCCCGGATCCGCTGGGAAGATTACACCAAGGCCAAAGAGGATATGTTCGAGCGTACCAACATCCCCGAGGCCCCGTGGTATATCGTGCCCGGCAATGACAAGAAACGCGCCCGGCTGAACTGTATCAGCCATCTGCTGAGCCTGATTCCCTATGAGCCCGTGCCGCAAGACGACGTCGCCCTGCCGGATCGGGTCTTTAATCCCGATTATGAGCGCGAATATCTGCCCCGGGACTTATATGTTCCGCAGAAATATTAA
- a CDS encoding DUF1330 domain-containing protein has translation MPKGYWVAHVDIDDPAAYEAYRRANAAAFDKYGARFLIRGGSQQLLEGQARARCVVVEFDSVEVARACYHSQEYQTAKALRDPVSRADVTIVEGCP, from the coding sequence ATGCCCAAAGGATATTGGGTCGCCCATGTCGATATCGACGATCCCGCCGCCTATGAGGCCTATCGCCGCGCCAATGCGGCGGCCTTCGACAAATACGGCGCGCGGTTCCTGATCCGCGGCGGATCGCAGCAACTGCTCGAGGGTCAGGCCAGGGCCCGATGTGTCGTGGTGGAATTCGATTCGGTCGAGGTCGCGCGGGCCTGTTATCACAGCCAGGAATATCAGACGGCCAAGGCATTGCGCGATCCGGTGTCGCGGGCGGATGTGACAATTGTGGAAGGTTGCCCGTAA
- a CDS encoding TerB family tellurite resistance protein gives MFRNLLSRLFTDDPNPVRLASEDAEVAIAALMVRLARADDRYSREEQDRIDQVLSRSRGVTRREAAERRAAAEMIEAEAPDTVRFTRHIKDRIALEDRLTVISALWEVAYADKRRSSEEESLVRLVSGLLGVTDRDSALARQRVREDMGLQPVSKSA, from the coding sequence ATGTTCCGCAATCTCTTGTCCAGGCTGTTTACCGATGATCCCAATCCGGTCCGGCTGGCATCGGAAGATGCCGAGGTCGCGATTGCGGCGCTGATGGTGCGGCTGGCCCGCGCCGATGATCGGTATTCGCGCGAAGAACAGGACCGGATCGACCAGGTTCTGTCACGCAGTCGTGGCGTCACCCGACGCGAAGCGGCCGAGCGTCGCGCCGCCGCCGAGATGATCGAGGCCGAGGCCCCCGACACCGTCCGTTTCACCCGCCATATCAAGGACCGCATCGCGCTTGAGGATCGGCTGACCGTGATCTCGGCTTTGTGGGAGGTCGCTTATGCCGATAAGCGCCGCTCTTCGGAAGAGGAAAGCCTCGTGCGGCTGGTTTCGGGATTGCTGGGCGTGACGGATCGCGATTCCGCGCTGGCCCGCCAGCGCGTGCGCGAGGATATGGGCCTGCAGCCGGTCAGCAAATCGGCCTAG
- a CDS encoding NAD(P)/FAD-dependent oxidoreductase, whose protein sequence is MTNLLYANDRRGEYPASLYAQTRQELEPFPALQGEVRADIAIVGAGYTGLSAALHLARAGRRVVLLEAHRVGFGASGRNGGQMGSGQRQEVDWLEDKLGRDTARRLWDLAEEAKALVRELAAESDVPVTDGIAHACRTSEEVDHAMQMADHLARHYDYDKIEPLDIDGMSRLLGSETYVGGDLDRGAGHLHPLNLAIGMARLAKAAGAQIFENSPVQRIQHGSAAGKSTVFTAQGQIVCDQVILAANGYLGGLNRRIAARVMPINNYIVATEPLGNRAPEILPERSAVADTKFVVNYWRMDEERRLIFGGGETVTYRFPQDIAALVRPHLLSVYPQLAHVKLTHAWGGTLAITMNRMPCFARPAPNCLSASGFSGHGLALATLAGKLMAQAVQGQADGFDAMAAIPTRVFPGGSMLRGPLLVAGMAWYGLRDRLGF, encoded by the coding sequence ATGACGAACCTGCTTTACGCCAATGACCGGCGCGGGGAATATCCCGCCAGCCTCTATGCCCAGACGCGGCAAGAACTGGAGCCCTTTCCCGCGCTGCAGGGTGAGGTTCGGGCCGATATCGCCATTGTCGGGGCGGGATATACCGGCCTGTCGGCGGCGCTGCATCTGGCGCGGGCGGGCAGGCGGGTCGTCCTGCTGGAGGCGCATCGCGTGGGCTTTGGCGCCTCGGGGCGCAATGGTGGGCAGATGGGCTCGGGCCAGCGGCAAGAGGTCGACTGGCTGGAAGACAAGTTGGGCCGCGACACAGCCCGGCGGCTGTGGGATCTCGCGGAAGAGGCCAAGGCGCTGGTCCGCGAACTGGCGGCCGAAAGCGATGTGCCGGTGACCGACGGCATCGCCCATGCCTGTCGCACCAGTGAAGAGGTCGATCACGCCATGCAGATGGCCGATCATCTGGCGCGGCATTACGATTATGACAAGATCGAACCGCTGGATATTGACGGCATGTCGCGGCTGCTGGGCAGCGAAACCTATGTCGGCGGGGATCTGGATCGTGGGGCAGGGCATCTGCATCCGCTGAATCTGGCCATTGGCATGGCGCGGCTGGCCAAGGCTGCGGGCGCGCAGATCTTTGAAAACAGCCCGGTGCAGCGCATCCAGCATGGCAGCGCCGCGGGAAAAAGCACTGTCTTTACCGCGCAGGGCCAGATCGTCTGCGATCAGGTCATCCTGGCGGCGAATGGCTATCTGGGCGGGTTGAACCGCAGGATCGCCGCCCGTGTCATGCCGATCAACAATTACATCGTCGCGACCGAGCCTTTGGGTAATCGCGCGCCCGAGATCCTGCCCGAACGCAGCGCCGTGGCGGATACGAAATTCGTGGTGAATTACTGGCGCATGGATGAGGAACGCCGCCTGATCTTCGGCGGTGGCGAGACGGTGACCTATCGTTTTCCGCAGGACATTGCCGCGCTGGTGCGGCCGCATCTGCTGTCGGTCTATCCGCAGCTGGCCCATGTGAAGCTGACCCATGCCTGGGGCGGGACGCTGGCGATCACCATGAACCGGATGCCCTGTTTCGCCCGGCCCGCGCCGAATTGCCTGTCGGCCAGCGGCTTTTCCGGTCACGGTCTGGCGCTGGCGACATTGGCGGGAAAGCTGATGGCGCAGGCGGTTCAGGGTCAGGCGGACGGCTTTGATGCCATGGCAGCCATTCCGACACGGGTCTTTCCGGGCGGTTCCATGCTGCGCGGGCCGCTATTGGTGGCGGGGATGGCCTGGTATGGTTTGCGCGACAGGCTGGGGTTCTAG
- a CDS encoding hydrolase: protein MSSPANFNGARPVIDADDAVMLLIDHQSGLFQTVNDMPMTTLRRLAGALASMATLANIPVITTASVPQGPNGPLIPEIHGNAPHAKYVGRKGEINAWDNPEFVKAVEETGRKTLIIAGTITSVCMAFPAISAIAAGYKVFVVVDASGTYSKMAQEITLARVVQAGAVPMDTAAVASELQKTWHREDAEKWAEIYTQIFPEYQLLIESYQKAREVEHQGEELDSQKS from the coding sequence ATGTCTTCTCCTGCAAATTTCAACGGTGCCAGACCCGTCATCGACGCCGATGATGCCGTCATGCTGCTGATCGACCATCAAAGCGGCCTGTTCCAGACGGTCAACGACATGCCAATGACCACGCTGCGCCGCCTTGCCGGGGCGCTGGCTTCCATGGCGACGCTGGCCAATATTCCCGTGATCACAACGGCCTCGGTTCCGCAGGGGCCGAACGGCCCGCTGATCCCCGAGATTCACGGCAATGCGCCCCACGCCAAATATGTCGGGCGCAAGGGCGAAATCAACGCCTGGGACAATCCGGAATTCGTGAAAGCCGTCGAGGAAACCGGGCGCAAGACGCTGATCATTGCAGGCACGATCACCAGCGTCTGCATGGCCTTCCCCGCGATCAGCGCCATTGCAGCAGGCTACAAGGTGTTCGTCGTCGTGGACGCCTCGGGCACCTATTCAAAGATGGCGCAAGAGATCACGCTGGCCCGTGTCGTTCAGGCCGGGGCGGTCCCGATGGACACCGCCGCCGTCGCATCCGAGCTGCAAAAGACATGGCATCGCGAGGATGCCGAAAAATGGGCCGAGATCTATACCCAGATCTTCCCCGAATATCAGTTGCTGATCGAAAGCTATCAGAAGGCCCGCGAGGTCGAGCATCAGGGAGAAGAGCTGGATTCGCAGAAAAGCTGA